Genomic window (Polaribacter batillariae):
CCATCCATTGAAAAAACAGCTTCTGTAACAACATAAATTTCGGTTTCTTTTGTTTTTGATTGCGCTCGAACAGACAAAATATGTTTTTCTAAATCTTCTAAATTGTTGTGCGAAAATTTAAAAGATTTTGCATTTGATAATCGAATTCCGTCTCGAATGGATGCATGCGAAAACTCGTCATATAAAATAACGTCTCCACGTTGTGGAACAGAAGAAAAAAAACCAATATTGGCATCGTAACCAGAATTGAAGATAATGGCAGATTCTGTTTGATGAAATGTGCTTAAAAACGACTCGACATGTTCATATAAAAAATGGTTTCCAGACAATAATCTACTTCCTGTGGCTCCATTTTGTTGGGTGTTTTTAGCTAGTAAAAATTGATGTGTTTTATTAAAAATTTCTTCAGATTTTGCAAAACCTAGATAATCATTAGAAGAAAAATCGACCAAATTAGATGATTTCTTTAACCTTCGTAAAGAATTATTTTGTGTACGAAAATCAATTTTTGTTTTTAATTTTTTCGGAAATTTCATCAATACAAAAATAGACAAAAATTAGTACCTTTACCGAAATCAATTATAAAAGATAATCTTAGTTTGTAATGCCCGAGAATCTTATTTTTTTCAATCCAAAACCCTCTACAATAAGTGGTGCCATTTTAATAGATACTGGTATTTCTGCAGGTTTTCCTATTCCTTCTGGAGATTTTGAAGAAGAAAAAGTTTCTTTAGATGAAGAATTAATCAAAAACAAAAACAGTACTTTTTTTGCAAAAGTAAAAGGACAATCGATGATTAATGCAGGTTTAAACAACAACGATTTATTAGTAATTGATAGAAGTTTAGAACCGACTGATAAGAAAATTGCCGTTTGTTATGTCGATGGAGAATTTACGGTAAAACGACTAAGAGTACAAAATAACGAAGTTTGGTTACAACCAGAAAACCCAGATTATCCGATTATAAAAATTACAGAAGAAAATAATTTTATTATTTGGGGAATTGTAACAAACGTAATTAAAAAAGTATAAATAATAACTTAATAGACTTTCGACTGCGCTCGAGAAAATATTTTTAACTAAAATTAAAATCCTATGGAAAACACCTTTGAAAACAAACTACTTTTAGCACAAGCAACAGACCAAGTTCGTGTAGATTTTTACAAAAAAACATACACGCATGTTGCTGGCGGAATCTTATTATTTATTCTTTTCGAATATCTTTTATTACAAAGTGATGCCCTTGTAGAGTTTATGCTTTCGATGACACAAGGCTGGAAATGGCTAGTAATGCTAGGTGGTTTTATGTTTATAACCAATTACGCCGAAAGTACTGCTTTAAAAACTGCAGACAAAAACAAACAATATTTAGCCTATGCCATTTACATTTTTGCTGAGGCAATTATTTTTGTACCTCTTTTATATATGGCAATTGTTTACACAGAAAGTTACGATTTACTGCAACAGGCTACCATTGTTACTTTGGGTTTATTTATTGGTATTTCTTCGATTGTTTTTATCACAAAAAAAGATTTTTCTTTTATAAAATCTGGCTTAACAGTTGGGTTTTTATTGCCATTGGTTTAATTATTGCCGGAAGTTTGTTTGGTTTTAACTTAGGTTTGTGGTTCTCGGTTGGAATGTGTGTTTTGGCTGGTGGCGCTATTTTATACCAAACTTCTAATTTGGTAAACAAATTCGGCACAGAAGATTATATTCCTGCAGCATTGGGTTTATTTGCTTCTTTAATGTTGCTTTTTTGGTATGTATTATCGATTTTTATGTCTAGAGATTAAGGCACTTTTTTTATAATTTTAAAGAAAATCAGTACTTTTTAGTGCTGATTTTTTTTGGGTTGAAACTAAAATATTATTAATAAATAATATTTTATTATTGTTTATCAATAATTTTTATATATTTTTGTTATCGTTAAACAATAATAAATTTATTCTGATGACAAAAAATATACTCCTAGATATTGCAATTTTCATATGCAAAACATTTAAAGGAATTTATGTTCTTTTATTTATTGTAGCAACCACAGTTTTTATTCATTTTCAGATGAATAGAAAATTTTATCAAGCTAAAATAAAAAATATTAATACCTCCTTCAACTTTAAAAATAACGGGGCTCACATTACAAAATCTACGAGCTGGAAAATGGAAAATGCAGGAGAAGATTCTGTTGTATATTCAATTGAGAAGATTCGGACTCCATCACTTTATATTCTATATTTTCAGTATTTAGGTATATTATTGTTTTTATTTTTAAGTACTAAAGAATTTCAGAAAATAATGCTCTCTGTTAAAAATCTTAAAACTTTTAAAAGAGATAATGTTCTTTCATTTAGGCGAATTGGCATATATTTAATTGGATTTTTCATACTAACAAGTTTTATATCAATAAATTATTTAAAAGGTGGGTTTACCAAATATAATATTTCATTATCACCTATTTTATTTATACTTTTTGCTTTTATAATGGCAGAAATTTTTAGAGAGGGAAACACTTTGAAAGAAGAAAACGATTTAACGATATAAAACTATGGATAATATCAGAATTTTAAAAAAGATAGTTTTAATATTGTTTGCTGCAACTTTATTATGGTTTTTAGGAGATAACATATTAGTGATTTTAGCACTGCTATTTGAAAAGGACGTGCTACATCTTGGTCATTTTAATTCAGTTGGCACTCCTATTTCTCTAAAAATATTAGTAATTATTAAATTTATTGCATTTTGTATATTTATTTATGGTGCCTCATTTTTAATTAAAATATTACTGTTAAAAAATCTAACAGATTATTTTAACAACAAAACTTTTTTATATCTTTTTAAGGCAGGAAAACTTATTATTGTTGCAAATTTTATTGCTTTTGTACTAAGTTTTTCAATATTTTTTATTTCCTCTCCACAATTTTATGTTTACTTTAATGGAGACTCTAGATATTTATCTTTATTGATGATAATTTTCGGATTCTTTTTAATGATATTTAGTAAAGTTTTAATGGAAGCAAAAGAGCTCAAACAAGAAAACGATTTAACGATATAACTATGGCAATCGTAGTAAATTTAGATGTTATGCTTGCCAAACGTAAAATGAAAAGTAAAGATTTGGCAGAAATTATCGGAATTACAACTGCTAATTTATCCATCTTAAAATCAGGCAAGGCAAAAGCAATTCGTTTTTCTACTTTAGAAGCAATTTGCGAAGCTTTAGATTGCCAACCTGCAGACATTTTAGAATATAAAGAAGAATAATTTATTGTTAAATCTGTAACCAAAAAAAAGCAATTTTATTTCTCTGCAAGAGGTAAAAACTTGGCTCTAAATTTAAAAACCAATGGCAAACCTCTGGCTAAAATCCAAAAGGTAAAGGCAATCCAAATGGCAATTAACTTATAATCGAAGTAATCGAAGAGTAACAAAGTAGGTATAAAAACCAAACCTGTAGATAAAATTAATAGGTTTCTTAAATATTTCATTTCTCCCATTCCTTTAAACATTCCGTCGAAAATAAAAGTAATTGCATTAATTGGTTGTGTGAGTAAAACAATCCAAAAAATATGATAAAACGGTTCTAAAACCTCAGCTTCTTTTGTAAAAATAGTTCCTATCGAATTGTAGCACAAAAAGCCAATAATTGCCATTAGTAAGCCTGTAACAAACCCGTATTTAAATAATTTATTACTCAGTACTAAAAGCGATTTATAATCTTTTGCTCCTAATAATTTTCCAGATAAAATGTTTCCCGCACTAGAATATCCATCAATCATAAAAGCACCTAAAAGCCATATGTTTAAACTAATTGTATAGGCAGCAATGTATTCTTTTCCATAACTTGTGGCATAAGAAGTTGCAAAATATAGGGCTGTATTTAAGGCAATGGTTCTTATAAAAAGGTTCCCCATCATCCCTAGCAATCGTTTTATTTCGGGATGAAAAGGAAAGGAAATTTTTAATGATATTTCTGTTTTTTTCAATAATAAAACTACAGAAATTATCGCCATTGTAATTTGTGCAATTACACTCGCATACGCAGCGCCTTTAATATTCATGGCTGGTAAATAACCTTCTATTCCATAAACTAAAATAATATCTAAAACAATGTTTAAAGAAGCACCAATAATAGCAATTATCATTGGATAAAAAGTGTTTTGTAAGCCACGAAACGTTCCAAAAATAGCGAATACAAAAAGTGCGAATGGAAAACCAAAAATCCGAATTTTAAAATAAGTAATGCAATACTCTAAAATAACTCCAGATGCATTGTAAAAGCGAAAAATCTGCTCCGAAAACGG
Coding sequences:
- a CDS encoding MATE family efflux transporter, with the protein product MKTNISFKNINKLAIPALIAGIAEPVLSITDTAIIGNIDTNATESLAAVGIVGAFISMLVWVFGQVRSAISSIISQYVGANKLEEVKNLPAQAITIVVLGSLLVLAISFPFSEQIFRFYNASGVILEYCITYFKIRIFGFPFALFVFAIFGTFRGLQNTFYPMIIAIIGASLNIVLDIILVYGIEGYLPAMNIKGAAYASVIAQITMAIISVVLLLKKTEISLKISFPFHPEIKRLLGMMGNLFIRTIALNTALYFATSYATSYGKEYIAAYTISLNIWLLGAFMIDGYSSAGNILSGKLLGAKDYKSLLVLSNKLFKYGFVTGLLMAIIGFLCYNSIGTIFTKEAEVLEPFYHIFWIVLLTQPINAITFIFDGMFKGMGEMKYLRNLLILSTGLVFIPTLLLFDYFDYKLIAIWIAFTFWILARGLPLVFKFRAKFLPLAEK
- a CDS encoding LexA family protein, whose translation is MPENLIFFNPKPSTISGAILIDTGISAGFPIPSGDFEEEKVSLDEELIKNKNSTFFAKVKGQSMINAGLNNNDLLVIDRSLEPTDKKIAVCYVDGEFTVKRLRVQNNEVWLQPENPDYPIIKITEENNFIIWGIVTNVIKKV
- a CDS encoding DUF2975 domain-containing protein, with amino-acid sequence MDNIRILKKIVLILFAATLLWFLGDNILVILALLFEKDVLHLGHFNSVGTPISLKILVIIKFIAFCIFIYGASFLIKILLLKNLTDYFNNKTFLYLFKAGKLIIVANFIAFVLSFSIFFISSPQFYVYFNGDSRYLSLLMIIFGFFLMIFSKVLMEAKELKQENDLTI
- a CDS encoding helix-turn-helix domain-containing protein; translation: MAIVVNLDVMLAKRKMKSKDLAEIIGITTANLSILKSGKAKAIRFSTLEAICEALDCQPADILEYKEE
- a CDS encoding DUF2975 domain-containing protein, which translates into the protein MTKNILLDIAIFICKTFKGIYVLLFIVATTVFIHFQMNRKFYQAKIKNINTSFNFKNNGAHITKSTSWKMENAGEDSVVYSIEKIRTPSLYILYFQYLGILLFLFLSTKEFQKIMLSVKNLKTFKRDNVLSFRRIGIYLIGFFILTSFISINYLKGGFTKYNISLSPILFILFAFIMAEIFREGNTLKEENDLTI